A genome region from Pseudomonas sp. N3-W includes the following:
- a CDS encoding PAS domain-containing sensor histidine kinase, protein MSSVPDTSGQPSSVEQASRLGLEQAFALFNQMSSQLTDSYSMLEARVTELKGELAVVSAQRMQELAEKERLANRLQNLLDLLPGGVIVIDAQGMVREANPAACELLGLPLEGELWRHVIARCFAPREDDGHEISLKDGRRLSIATRSLDAEPGQLVLLNDLTETRQLQGQLARHERLSSLGRMVASLAHQIRTPLSAALLYASHLTEQALPVETQQRFAGRLKERLHELEHQVRDMLVFARGELPLTNRVTPKALMQALQAAALTHVQELSVRWQCDSHCGELLCNRDTLVGAILNLIDNAIQASGGNVRLKVHLYTRGNILRLCVSDSGSGIEAAVLARLGEPFFTTKTTGTGLGLTVVKAVARAHQGELQLRSRLGRGTCALMSLPLFSSAQEME, encoded by the coding sequence ATGTCTTCTGTCCCTGACACTTCGGGGCAACCGTCGTCCGTAGAGCAGGCAAGCCGTCTCGGTCTCGAGCAGGCTTTTGCCCTGTTCAATCAGATGTCGAGCCAATTGACTGACTCCTACAGCATGCTCGAAGCCCGGGTCACCGAGCTCAAGGGCGAGCTTGCAGTCGTCAGCGCTCAACGTATGCAGGAACTGGCGGAAAAAGAGCGCCTGGCCAACCGTCTGCAAAACCTCCTTGATCTGTTACCCGGTGGCGTTATCGTCATCGATGCCCAGGGTATGGTGCGCGAAGCCAATCCGGCGGCGTGCGAACTGCTCGGTCTGCCGCTTGAAGGCGAGTTGTGGCGACACGTTATTGCCCGCTGCTTTGCGCCCCGTGAAGACGACGGCCACGAAATCTCTCTCAAGGACGGTCGCCGCCTGTCGATCGCCACTCGCTCGCTGGATGCCGAGCCCGGTCAGTTGGTGCTGCTCAACGACCTCACCGAAACTCGTCAGTTGCAAGGCCAACTGGCTCGCCACGAGCGACTGTCGTCGCTGGGGCGCATGGTTGCGTCCCTGGCTCACCAGATTCGTACACCGCTGTCGGCGGCACTGCTCTACGCCAGTCATTTGACTGAGCAGGCGTTGCCGGTCGAAACCCAGCAGCGTTTTGCTGGGCGTCTCAAAGAGCGTTTGCACGAGCTTGAGCATCAGGTTCGCGACATGCTGGTGTTTGCGCGTGGGGAACTGCCGCTCACCAATCGCGTGACGCCCAAGGCGTTGATGCAGGCGCTGCAAGCAGCGGCGCTGACCCACGTCCAGGAGTTGTCGGTTCGCTGGCAGTGCGACAGTCATTGCGGTGAGTTGCTGTGCAATCGCGACACCCTGGTCGGCGCCATTCTCAATTTGATCGACAACGCGATTCAGGCCAGCGGCGGCAATGTACGCCTCAAGGTGCACCTCTATACCCGTGGCAACATCCTGCGCTTGTGCGTCAGTGATAGCGGCAGCGGTATCGAGGCGGCCGTACTGGCGCGCCTGGGCGAACCGTTTTTCACCACCAAGACCACCGGAACCGGCCTGGGCCTGACCGTGGTCAAGGCAGTGGCCCGCGCTCATCAGGGAGAATTGCAGTTGCGCTCGCGGCTCGGTCGCGGCACCTGTGCGCTGATGTCCCTGCCGTTGTTTTCCAGCGCTCAGGAAATGGAGTAA
- the fliH gene encoding flagellar assembly protein FliH, with protein sequence MSSKHDESQTDLIRGKGVGTFDVWSLPSFDPFVPEPEPESEPEPPEMEEVPLDEVQPLTLEELESIRQEAYNEGFAIGEKEGFHSATLKVRQEADVALSAKIVGLEQLMANLFEPIAEQDSQIEKSLVDLVQHITRQVIQRELAIDSTQIEHVMREALKLLPLGVGNVRLYINPQDFEQVKALRERHEETWRIVEDEALLPGGCRVETEHSRIDATVETRVAQVMAKLFDQLHEQALHPAEPDLSLELPEAAKPEVDPGVEADAALQTPPDTPDAP encoded by the coding sequence ATGTCGTCCAAACATGATGAGTCCCAGACCGACCTGATCCGTGGCAAGGGTGTCGGCACTTTCGACGTCTGGTCGCTGCCCAGTTTCGACCCGTTTGTGCCCGAGCCCGAGCCGGAATCCGAGCCTGAACCGCCGGAGATGGAAGAAGTGCCGCTGGACGAAGTCCAGCCACTGACCCTCGAAGAGCTCGAAAGCATTCGCCAGGAGGCCTATAACGAAGGCTTCGCCATTGGCGAAAAAGAAGGCTTTCACAGCGCCACGCTCAAGGTCCGTCAGGAAGCCGATGTGGCCCTGTCGGCCAAGATCGTCGGCCTGGAACAACTGATGGCCAACCTGTTCGAGCCCATCGCCGAGCAGGATTCCCAGATCGAAAAGTCGCTGGTCGACCTCGTGCAGCACATCACCAGGCAAGTGATTCAGCGCGAACTGGCCATCGATTCGACGCAAATCGAACACGTCATGCGCGAGGCTCTCAAGCTGCTGCCGCTGGGCGTGGGCAATGTGCGGCTGTACATCAATCCGCAGGATTTCGAACAGGTCAAAGCCCTGCGCGAGCGCCATGAAGAAACCTGGCGCATCGTCGAGGACGAAGCGCTGTTGCCGGGCGGTTGCCGGGTCGAGACCGAACACAGCCGCATCGACGCGACCGTGGAAACCCGCGTGGCGCAGGTCATGGCCAAGCTCTTCGATCAGTTGCACGAACAGGCGCTGCACCCGGCTGAGCCGGACCTGAGCCTGGAGTTGCCCGAGGCCGCCA
- a CDS encoding sigma-54 dependent transcriptional regulator has protein sequence MWRETKILLIDDDSVRRRDLAVILNFLGEENLPCGSHDWQQAVGSLSSSREVICVLIGTVSAPGALPGLLKTLSTWDEFLPVLLMGDNSSVDLPEDQRRRVLSTLEMPPSYSKLLDSLHRAQVYREMYDQARERGRHREPNLFRSLVGTSRAIQHVRQMMQQVADTDASVLILGESGTGKEVVARNLHYHSKRRDAPFVPVNCGAIPAELLESELFGHEKGAFTGAITSRAGRFELANGGTLFLDEIGDMPLPMQVKLLRVLQERTFERVGSNKTQSVDVRIIAATHKNLESMIEIGTFREDLYYRLNVFPIEMAPLRERVEDIPLLMNELISRMEHEKRGSIRFNSAAIMSLCRHGWPGNVRELANLVERMAIMHPYGVIGVVELPKKFRYVDDEDEQMVDSLRSDLEERVAINGHTPDFTANALLPPEGLDLKDYLGGLEQGLIQQALDDANGIVARAAERLRIRRTTLVEKMRKYGMSRREGDEQADD, from the coding sequence ATGTGGCGTGAAACCAAAATTCTGCTGATTGATGACGATAGCGTCCGCCGCCGCGATTTGGCGGTGATTTTAAATTTTCTCGGCGAAGAAAATTTACCCTGCGGTAGCCATGACTGGCAGCAGGCGGTCGGCTCTTTGTCATCCAGTCGTGAAGTCATTTGTGTCCTGATCGGTACGGTCAGTGCCCCTGGGGCACTTCCGGGCTTGTTAAAGACACTCTCAACCTGGGATGAGTTCCTTCCGGTTTTGTTAATGGGCGATAATTCTTCCGTTGACTTGCCCGAGGACCAGCGTCGCCGGGTGCTTTCGACCCTGGAAATGCCGCCCAGCTACAGCAAATTGCTTGACTCCCTGCACCGTGCCCAGGTCTATCGCGAGATGTACGACCAGGCCCGCGAGCGCGGCCGTCACCGTGAGCCCAACCTGTTCCGCAGCCTCGTCGGCACCAGTCGCGCGATCCAGCACGTGCGCCAGATGATGCAGCAAGTGGCCGACACCGACGCCAGCGTGCTGATCCTCGGCGAATCCGGCACCGGCAAGGAAGTGGTTGCGCGCAATCTGCACTATCACTCCAAACGCCGCGATGCGCCGTTCGTACCGGTCAACTGCGGGGCGATCCCGGCCGAGTTGCTGGAAAGCGAACTGTTCGGCCACGAGAAGGGCGCCTTTACCGGGGCGATCACCAGCCGTGCCGGGCGTTTCGAACTGGCCAACGGCGGCACCCTGTTCCTCGACGAAATCGGCGACATGCCACTGCCGATGCAGGTCAAGCTGCTGCGCGTCCTGCAAGAACGCACCTTCGAGCGTGTGGGCAGCAACAAGACCCAGAGCGTCGACGTGCGCATCATTGCCGCCACCCACAAGAATCTCGAAAGCATGATCGAGATCGGTACGTTCCGCGAAGATCTCTACTATCGCCTGAACGTGTTCCCGATCGAGATGGCGCCGTTGCGCGAGCGTGTCGAAGACATCCCGCTGCTGATGAACGAGTTGATCTCGCGCATGGAGCACGAAAAGCGCGGTTCGATCCGGTTCAACTCGGCGGCAATCATGTCCCTGTGCCGTCACGGCTGGCCGGGCAACGTCCGCGAGCTGGCCAACCTGGTTGAACGCATGGCGATCATGCATCCGTACGGGGTGATCGGTGTGGTCGAGTTGCCGAAGAAATTCCGCTACGTCGATGACGAAGACGAGCAAATGGTCGACAGCCTGCGCAGCGATCTTGAAGAGCGTGTAGCCATCAACGGCCACACCCCGGACTTCACGGCCAACGCACTGCTGCCGCCGGAAGGTCTGGACCTGAAGGACTACCTCGGTGGTCTGGAGCAAGGCCTGATTCAGCAGGCCCTGGACGATGCCAACGGTATCGTGGCCCGCGCCGCCGAACGCCTGCGTATTCGTCGCACCACGCTGGTGGAGAAGATGCGCAAGTACGGCATGAGTCGTCGTGAAGGTGATGAACAGGCAGATGATTGA
- the fliE gene encoding flagellar hook-basal body complex protein FliE has translation MSQGIEFNRLMLDMRSMQMDAMSAPKSTAAVPELGGSSFADMLGQAVNKVNDTQQASNQLASAFEIGKSGVDLTDVMISSQKASVSFQALTQVRNKLVQAYQDIMQMPV, from the coding sequence ATGAGCCAAGGTATTGAATTCAATCGGTTGATGCTGGATATGCGTTCCATGCAAATGGACGCCATGTCGGCACCGAAATCGACTGCGGCAGTCCCCGAGTTGGGCGGCAGCAGCTTTGCCGACATGCTCGGTCAGGCCGTCAATAAAGTGAACGACACCCAACAGGCTTCCAATCAGTTGGCCAGCGCCTTCGAGATTGGCAAGAGCGGCGTCGACCTGACGGACGTAATGATTTCTTCGCAAAAAGCCAGCGTGTCGTTTCAGGCGCTGACGCAAGTGCGTAACAAGTTGGTTCAGGCATACCAAGACATCATGCAGATGCCGGTTTAA
- the fliF gene encoding flagellar basal-body MS-ring/collar protein FliF, producing MAEAVADNVPAKGTPIDGKPPLFGLSFLENLSEMTMLRQVGLLVGLAASVAIGFAVVLWSQQPDYRPLYGSLAGMDAKQVMETLAAADIPYTVEPNSGALLVKADDVSRARLKLAAAGVTPSDGNIGFEILDKEQGLGTSQFMEATRYRRGLEGELARTISSLNNVKGARVHLAIPKSSVFVRDERKPSASILVELYSGRSLEPGQVLAIINLVATSVPELSKSQITVVDQKGNLLSDQAENSELTMAGKQFDYSRRMESMLTQRVHNILQPVLGNDRYKAEVSADVDFSAVESTSEQFNPDQPALRSEQSVNEQRTASNGPQGVPGALSNQPPSPASAPQKTGGAPAAAGMVQPGQPLLDANGQQIMDPATGQPMLAPYPADKRQQSTKNFELDRSISHTKQQQGRLNRLSVSVVVDDQVKINPANGETTRSPWNADELARFTRLVQDAVGFDASRGDSVSVINMPFSAERGEVIADIPFYSQPWFWDIVKQVLGVLFILVLVFGVLRPVLNNITGGGKGKQLAGLGSDVELGGMGGLDGELSNDRVSLGGPQSILLPSPSEGYDAQLNAIKSLVAEDPGRVAQVVKEWINADE from the coding sequence ATGGCAGAAGCAGTCGCCGATAATGTTCCGGCCAAGGGCACCCCGATAGACGGCAAACCGCCGCTGTTCGGCCTGTCCTTCCTGGAAAACCTCTCCGAGATGACCATGCTGCGTCAGGTGGGCCTGTTGGTCGGCCTGGCTGCGAGCGTGGCGATTGGCTTTGCCGTGGTGTTGTGGTCGCAGCAGCCGGACTATCGGCCTCTGTACGGCAGTCTTGCCGGTATGGACGCCAAGCAGGTCATGGAAACCCTGGCCGCCGCCGACATCCCTTATACCGTTGAACCCAATTCCGGTGCCTTGCTGGTCAAGGCCGATGATGTGTCGCGCGCGCGGCTCAAGCTCGCAGCCGCTGGTGTCACTCCCAGCGACGGCAACATCGGTTTCGAGATCCTCGACAAGGAACAGGGGCTGGGCACCAGCCAGTTCATGGAAGCGACCCGTTATCGTCGCGGCCTGGAAGGTGAACTGGCGCGGACCATCTCCAGCCTGAACAACGTCAAGGGCGCTCGCGTGCACCTGGCGATTCCGAAAAGTTCGGTATTTGTGCGCGATGAGCGCAAACCCAGTGCTTCGATTCTGGTTGAACTGTATTCCGGCCGCTCCCTGGAGCCGGGCCAGGTACTGGCGATCATCAATCTGGTGGCCACCAGCGTTCCCGAGCTGAGCAAGTCGCAGATTACCGTCGTCGACCAGAAGGGCAATCTGCTGTCCGATCAGGCAGAGAACTCCGAACTGACCATGGCCGGCAAGCAGTTCGACTACAGCCGCCGCATGGAAAGCATGCTGACTCAGCGCGTACACAACATTCTGCAACCGGTGCTGGGCAACGATCGTTATAAAGCCGAAGTGTCGGCTGATGTGGATTTCAGCGCCGTCGAATCGACCTCCGAGCAGTTCAACCCGGACCAACCGGCGTTGCGTAGCGAGCAATCGGTCAACGAACAGCGTACCGCCAGCAATGGCCCGCAAGGCGTGCCGGGGGCCCTGAGCAACCAGCCACCGTCGCCGGCTTCTGCGCCACAAAAAACCGGTGGTGCGCCTGCGGCGGCCGGCATGGTGCAGCCCGGTCAGCCCTTGCTCGATGCCAATGGTCAGCAAATCATGGACCCGGCCACCGGCCAGCCTATGCTTGCTCCTTACCCGGCGGACAAGCGTCAACAGTCCACCAAGAACTTCGAGCTTGACCGCTCCATCAGCCACACCAAGCAACAGCAGGGGCGTTTGAACCGTCTGTCGGTGTCGGTGGTGGTCGATGACCAGGTCAAGATCAACCCGGCCAATGGTGAAACCACCCGCTCGCCGTGGAACGCCGACGAATTGGCGCGCTTCACCCGCCTGGTGCAGGATGCCGTCGGTTTCGACGCCAGTCGTGGTGACAGCGTCAGCGTGATCAACATGCCGTTCTCCGCTGAACGCGGCGAAGTGATTGCCGATATTCCGTTCTACTCCCAGCCCTGGTTCTGGGACATCGTCAAGCAAGTGCTGGGTGTGTTGTTCATCCTGGTGCTGGTGTTTGGCGTGCTGCGTCCGGTGTTGAACAACATCACCGGTGGCGGCAAAGGCAAACAGCTGGCCGGCCTGGGCAGTGACGTCGAGTTGGGTGGCATGGGCGGCCTGGATGGCGAACTGTCCAACGACCGCGTCAGCCTCGGCGGCCCGCAAAGCATCCTGCTGCCGAGTCCGAGCGAAGGCTATGACGCACAGTTGAATGCAATCAAGAGTCTGGTGGCAGAAGATCCGGGTCGCGTGGCCCAGGTCGTGAAAGAGTGGATTAACGCAGATGAGTGA
- a CDS encoding sigma-54 dependent transcriptional regulator encodes MPIKVLLVEDDRALREALADTLLLAGHDYTAVGSAEEALMAVSAEAFSLVVSDVNMPGMDGHQLLGLLRSRQPQLPVLLMTAHGAVERAVDAMRQGASDYLVKPFEPKALLDLVARHALGGLGAAEGEGPVAFEPASAQLLELAARVARSDSTVLISGESGTGKEVLARYIHQHSHRASQPFIAINCAAIPDNMLEATLFGHEKGSFTGAIAAQAGKFEQADGGTILLDEISEMPLGLQAKLLRVLQEREVERVGARKPIALDIRVVATTNRDLAGEVAAGRFREDLYYRLSVFPLAWRPLRERTADILPLAERLLAKHVNKMKHAAARLSADAQACLIAYPWPGNVRELDNAIQRALILQQGGLIQPQDFCLSGTVVCAPLPTLAPASARVVEVETESAGALGDDLRRREFQMIIDTLRSERGRRKEAAERLGISPRTLRYKLAQMRDAGMDVEAYLFAT; translated from the coding sequence ATGCCCATCAAGGTTCTACTGGTCGAGGATGACCGTGCGCTGCGCGAAGCGCTGGCCGATACACTACTGCTTGCGGGACACGACTACACGGCGGTCGGTTCGGCGGAAGAGGCGCTGATGGCGGTGTCTGCCGAGGCGTTCAGCCTGGTGGTCAGTGATGTCAACATGCCTGGCATGGACGGCCATCAATTGCTCGGCTTGCTGCGCAGTCGCCAGCCGCAATTGCCCGTGTTGTTGATGACCGCGCACGGCGCGGTCGAACGCGCCGTGGATGCCATGCGTCAAGGCGCATCGGATTATCTGGTCAAGCCGTTTGAGCCCAAGGCGCTGCTGGATCTGGTGGCGCGTCACGCCTTGGGCGGTCTCGGTGCCGCCGAAGGTGAAGGGCCTGTGGCCTTCGAGCCCGCCAGCGCTCAGTTGCTGGAGCTGGCCGCTCGGGTGGCGCGCAGCGATTCCACGGTGTTGATCTCCGGCGAGTCCGGCACCGGCAAGGAAGTGCTGGCGCGCTACATCCACCAGCACTCTCATCGCGCCAGTCAGCCATTCATTGCGATCAACTGCGCAGCGATCCCTGACAACATGCTCGAAGCCACCTTGTTCGGCCATGAAAAGGGCTCGTTCACCGGAGCGATTGCGGCTCAGGCCGGCAAGTTCGAGCAGGCCGATGGCGGCACCATTCTGCTCGATGAAATTTCCGAAATGCCCTTGGGGCTGCAAGCCAAGCTCCTGCGCGTTTTGCAGGAGCGCGAAGTCGAGCGTGTCGGTGCGCGCAAGCCCATCGCCCTGGACATTCGCGTGGTCGCCACCACCAACCGTGATTTGGCCGGTGAAGTGGCGGCGGGGCGCTTTCGTGAAGATCTTTACTATCGGCTGTCGGTTTTTCCGCTGGCCTGGCGCCCGTTGCGCGAGCGCACCGCCGATATCCTGCCGCTGGCCGAGCGCCTGCTGGCCAAACACGTCAATAAAATGAAGCATGCTGCCGCCAGGCTGTCGGCCGACGCTCAGGCGTGCCTGATCGCCTACCCATGGCCGGGTAATGTGCGCGAACTGGACAACGCCATTCAGCGGGCGCTGATTCTGCAGCAGGGCGGCTTGATTCAGCCGCAGGATTTTTGCCTGTCGGGGACGGTGGTTTGTGCGCCATTGCCGACCCTGGCGCCTGCATCGGCGCGCGTGGTGGAAGTCGAGACGGAATCCGCCGGGGCTTTGGGCGATGACCTGCGCCGCCGGGAGTTCCAGATGATCATCGACACCCTGCGTTCCGAGCGCGGTCGTCGCAAAGAGGCGGCCGAGCGGCTGGGCATCAGCCCGCGTACCTTGCGCTACAAACTGGCGCAGATGCGTGACGCCGGCATGGACGTGGAAGCGTATCTGTTCGCCACCTGA
- the fliG gene encoding flagellar motor switch protein FliG — protein sequence MSDNRAAVAKLSRVDKAAILLLSLGSTDAAQVLRHMGPKEVQRVGVAMAQMGNVHREQVEQVMSEFVDIVGDQTSLGVGSDDYVRKMLTQALGEDKANGLIDRILLGGNTSGLDSLKWMEPRAVADVIRYEHPQIQAIVVAYLDPDQAGEVLGNFDHKVRLDIILRVSSLNTVQPAALKELNQILEKQFSGNSNASRTTLGGIKRAADIMNFLDSSIEGQLMDSIREVDEDLSGQIEDLMFVFNNLSDVDDRGIQALLREVSSDVLVLALKGSDEGVKEKIFKNMSKRAAELLRDDLEAKGPVRVSDVETAQKEILTIARRMAEAGEIVLGGKGGEEMI from the coding sequence ATGAGTGATAACCGAGCCGCTGTCGCCAAACTGTCCCGGGTCGATAAAGCCGCGATTCTGCTGCTGTCCCTGGGTTCAACCGATGCCGCGCAAGTGCTGCGCCACATGGGGCCCAAAGAGGTCCAGCGTGTGGGTGTGGCCATGGCCCAGATGGGCAACGTGCACCGCGAGCAGGTCGAGCAGGTGATGAGCGAGTTCGTCGACATCGTCGGCGATCAGACCAGCCTGGGCGTCGGTTCCGACGACTACGTGCGCAAAATGCTTACCCAGGCCCTGGGCGAAGACAAGGCCAACGGCCTGATCGACCGTATCCTGCTGGGCGGCAACACCAGCGGCCTCGACAGCCTGAAGTGGATGGAACCGCGCGCCGTCGCCGACGTGATCCGTTACGAGCACCCGCAGATCCAGGCGATAGTCGTGGCCTACCTCGACCCCGACCAGGCCGGTGAAGTGCTGGGCAACTTCGACCACAAGGTGCGTCTGGACATCATTCTGCGGGTTTCCTCGCTGAACACCGTGCAGCCAGCGGCGCTGAAAGAACTCAACCAGATTCTCGAGAAGCAGTTCTCCGGCAATTCGAACGCCTCGCGCACCACCCTGGGTGGCATCAAGCGTGCAGCCGACATCATGAACTTCCTCGACAGTTCGATAGAAGGTCAGCTCATGGACTCGATCCGCGAAGTCGACGAAGACCTGTCCGGTCAGATCGAAGACCTCATGTTCGTGTTCAACAACCTGTCCGATGTCGACGACCGTGGCATTCAGGCGTTGCTGCGCGAAGTGTCCTCCGACGTGCTGGTGCTGGCCCTCAAGGGTTCGGACGAAGGCGTCAAGGAGAAGATCTTCAAGAACATGTCCAAGCGGGCGGCCGAACTGTTGCGCGACGACCTGGAGGCCAAAGGCCCGGTGCGTGTCAGCGACGTGGAAACCGCACAGAAAGAAATCCTCACCATTGCCCGCCGTATGGCCGAAGCCGGAGAAATCGTTCTCGGCGGGAAGGGCGGCGAAGAGATGATCTAA